A single Calidifontibacter indicus DNA region contains:
- a CDS encoding siderophore-interacting protein, giving the protein MSDSPRPRRVPKTVTVARTESITRDLVRVHFSGAELEPLAYTDHYVKILFPPAGADYRWPFDPEELRETLPREQWPVTRTYTIRSYDPARGELAIDFVVHGDSGLAGPWAATVQPGESIGFLGPGGGWRPNPDADVHLLVGDESALPAIAAALEQLPDGARALVFAEVADASAHVPLRVMPGVEVQWVHRDEVPAADSKGNGAGHGSAYGRGLVSAVRAADWPDGVVEAFVHGNADMIRDLRRYLFLERQVPRERASISGYWRSGQNEDAWQAGKRDFNAQMERDEADRAAPQSVR; this is encoded by the coding sequence ATGTCTGATTCTCCCCGGCCGCGCCGTGTGCCCAAGACCGTCACGGTTGCCCGAACCGAGTCGATCACCCGCGACCTGGTGCGGGTCCACTTCTCCGGCGCCGAACTGGAGCCGCTGGCCTACACCGATCACTACGTGAAGATCCTGTTCCCGCCGGCCGGTGCCGACTACCGATGGCCGTTCGACCCGGAGGAACTGCGCGAGACGCTGCCGCGGGAGCAGTGGCCGGTCACCCGCACGTACACCATCCGTTCGTACGACCCCGCGCGTGGCGAACTCGCCATCGACTTCGTCGTGCACGGCGACTCCGGGCTCGCCGGCCCGTGGGCGGCGACGGTGCAGCCCGGGGAGTCGATCGGCTTCCTCGGCCCGGGCGGAGGGTGGCGCCCCAACCCGGACGCCGATGTGCACCTGCTGGTCGGCGACGAGTCGGCGCTGCCGGCGATCGCCGCCGCGCTGGAGCAACTGCCCGACGGCGCCCGGGCCCTGGTGTTCGCGGAGGTCGCCGACGCCTCCGCGCACGTGCCGCTGCGGGTCATGCCCGGGGTGGAGGTGCAGTGGGTGCACCGCGACGAGGTCCCGGCGGCCGACAGCAAGGGGAACGGCGCAGGGCACGGCAGTGCGTACGGTCGCGGTCTGGTGTCCGCGGTGCGTGCGGCCGACTGGCCGGACGGCGTGGTCGAGGCATTCGTGCACGGCAACGCCGACATGATCCGCGACCTACGTCGCTACCTGTTCCTCGAGCGGCAGGTGCCGCGCGAGCGGGCATCGATCTCCGGCTACTGGCGCTCGGGCCAGAACGAGGATGCGTGGCAGGCCGGCAAGCGTGACTTCAACGCACAGATGGAACGGGACGAGGCCGACCGGGCCGCGCCGCAGAGCGTGCGCTGA
- a CDS encoding NUDIX hydrolase, protein MSARKPGKVRRAGLRVFKALPPGLSHRLVRAAKPTYALGAIALIEWDGKVLALRQSHRRGHSLPGGLVDRGEQPADAVRREVLEETGLVIDPGDIVTVVFDPRIRHADVIFRVICDAEPQVRPASEAFAHHWLDLSGWTDGDRATARILRAVRAAHATPQPGRLLSGG, encoded by the coding sequence GTGAGCGCACGCAAGCCCGGCAAGGTGCGCCGGGCCGGCCTGCGGGTCTTCAAGGCCCTGCCACCGGGGCTCAGTCACCGGTTGGTGCGGGCGGCGAAACCGACGTACGCGTTGGGTGCGATCGCGCTCATCGAGTGGGACGGCAAGGTGCTGGCCCTGCGCCAGTCGCACCGCCGCGGGCACTCTCTGCCCGGCGGGCTGGTCGACCGCGGCGAGCAGCCCGCCGACGCCGTCCGCCGGGAGGTGCTGGAGGAGACCGGGTTGGTCATCGACCCGGGCGACATCGTCACCGTCGTGTTCGACCCGCGGATCCGGCACGCCGACGTGATCTTCCGGGTGATCTGCGACGCCGAGCCGCAGGTGCGTCCGGCCAGCGAGGCGTTCGCGCACCACTGGCTCGACCTGTCGGGCTGGACCGACGGCGACCGGGCGACCGCCCGCATCCTGCGCGCGGTGCGAGCCGCGCACGCGACGCCCCAACCCGGCCGACTGCTCAGCGGGGGCTGA
- a CDS encoding AI-2E family transporter — protein sequence MRDSHRPEQQPTAIKVVETQRPKRPLDDVSFGVQVAAWWSLCFVLIIGGVVTLAWLLDRISLVTITVTVAIMICALLQPLVALLVRFKVPRTLAVLIVFLGGIAVISWLMWFVISQIAYSKDNLLSQLDGGLASIRDWLVNGPLKMTPKQADRYSVQLGQTLQEQFGGSSAALDRATGAIGVLSGGVFCLFATLFMLFDNGRIWGWVVSMFPDHIHDHVQEAGQAGWRTLTAYMRSLVLLAAINAVAMVPVMMIADMPLVVPLAVLLFLGSLVPLIGVLVAGVVVCLIAFVSQGLTTAIVVAIALVLIVQLFGNLLNPIILGKAVDIHPLAILVGVTGGTLVAGIFGAFVAVPFVAVVNNAIRAVREHHGSRSSGGSDDLFDDPTEGSATA from the coding sequence GTGCGTGACTCCCACCGTCCCGAGCAACAGCCGACGGCCATCAAGGTCGTCGAGACGCAACGCCCCAAGCGTCCGCTCGACGACGTCAGTTTCGGCGTGCAGGTGGCCGCCTGGTGGTCGCTGTGTTTCGTGCTGATCATCGGCGGGGTCGTCACCCTCGCGTGGCTGCTCGACCGGATCAGCCTGGTCACGATCACCGTCACCGTCGCGATCATGATCTGCGCGCTGCTGCAGCCGCTGGTGGCGCTGCTGGTGCGGTTCAAGGTGCCGCGCACGCTCGCCGTGCTCATCGTCTTCCTCGGCGGCATCGCGGTGATCAGTTGGCTGATGTGGTTCGTCATCAGCCAGATCGCCTACTCCAAGGACAACCTGCTGTCGCAGTTGGACGGCGGTCTCGCCTCCATCCGCGACTGGCTGGTCAACGGGCCGTTGAAGATGACGCCGAAGCAGGCCGACCGCTACTCGGTGCAGCTCGGGCAGACGCTGCAGGAGCAGTTCGGCGGGTCGTCGGCCGCTCTGGACCGGGCCACCGGGGCCATCGGTGTGCTGTCGGGTGGCGTGTTCTGTTTGTTCGCAACGCTGTTCATGCTGTTCGACAACGGACGCATCTGGGGTTGGGTCGTCTCGATGTTCCCCGACCACATCCACGACCACGTGCAGGAAGCCGGGCAGGCCGGCTGGCGCACGCTCACCGCGTACATGCGCAGCCTGGTGTTGCTCGCCGCGATCAACGCCGTCGCGATGGTGCCGGTGATGATGATCGCCGACATGCCGTTGGTGGTGCCGTTGGCGGTGCTGCTGTTCCTCGGCTCGTTGGTGCCGCTGATCGGGGTGCTGGTCGCCGGCGTGGTCGTGTGTCTGATCGCATTCGTCAGCCAGGGGCTGACGACGGCCATCGTGGTGGCGATCGCGTTGGTGCTCATCGTGCAGTTGTTCGGCAACCTGCTCAACCCGATCATCCTGGGCAAGGCCGTCGACATCCATCCGTTGGCGATCCTCGTCGGCGTCACCGGCGGCACGCTGGTGGCCGGCATCTTCGGTGCGTTCGTGGCCGTGCCCTTCGTCGCGGTGGTCAACAACGCGATCCGGGCGGTGCGCGAGCATCACGGGTCGCGGTCGTCGGGGGGATCGGACGATCTGTTCGACGACCCGACCGAAGGTTCGGCGACAGCGTGA
- a CDS encoding FAD-binding dehydrogenase, with product MDADVIVVGAGLAGLVATTELVAAGRKVLVIDQENEANLGGQAWWSFGGIFLVDSPEQRRMGVKDSLDLAWQDWQGSAQWDRFAGESDEDHWAKQWGRAYVEFAASIKRDYLLSRGVKFTPLVGWAERGDGRALGHGNSVPRFHVPWGTGTGIAEPFVQAAREGAAKGLVTFAHRHRVDELVRGGGAVTGVRGRVLAPDASARGVASNRDEVGDFEFTASAVVVSSGGIGGNHDLVRKHWPDHLGTPPKHMITGVPAYVDGRMIDITAAAGGRLVNRDRMWHYVEGIHNWNPVWPGHAIRILSAPSPMWFDALGRQLPAPYLPSYDTLGTLRYLRTTPDIEQYDHSWFVLTSTMLAKEFALSGSEQNLDLTDHDVKAVLRSRIGKGAPREVQAFVDHGEDFVVADTLLDLVAKMNALTDEPLLDVDLMRRQIEARDREIANAYSKDFAVNAIHNARRYRGDRIGRVSAPHRMLDSKHGPLIGVRLNVLTRKTLGGIQTDLESRVLGADGAPVEGLYAAGEAAGFGGGGVHGKNALEGTFLGGCIFSGRAAGLSLAKAAL from the coding sequence ATGGACGCGGACGTCATCGTCGTCGGAGCCGGTCTCGCCGGCCTGGTCGCCACCACCGAACTGGTCGCGGCCGGTCGCAAGGTGTTGGTGATCGACCAGGAGAACGAGGCCAACCTCGGCGGTCAGGCGTGGTGGTCGTTCGGCGGGATTTTCCTTGTCGACTCCCCGGAGCAACGCCGGATGGGGGTGAAGGATTCGCTCGACCTCGCCTGGCAGGACTGGCAGGGCAGTGCCCAATGGGACCGTTTCGCAGGCGAATCCGACGAAGACCACTGGGCGAAGCAGTGGGGTCGGGCCTACGTCGAGTTCGCGGCGTCGATCAAGCGCGACTACCTCCTGTCCCGCGGGGTGAAGTTCACCCCGCTGGTCGGCTGGGCCGAACGTGGCGACGGCCGGGCCCTCGGTCACGGCAATTCCGTGCCCCGCTTCCACGTGCCCTGGGGCACCGGCACGGGCATCGCCGAGCCGTTCGTCCAGGCCGCTCGCGAGGGTGCCGCCAAGGGTCTGGTGACCTTCGCCCACCGGCACCGCGTCGACGAGCTGGTGCGCGGCGGCGGCGCCGTCACCGGCGTCCGCGGACGCGTGCTCGCACCCGACGCGTCCGCCCGCGGCGTCGCCAGCAACCGCGACGAGGTCGGCGATTTCGAGTTCACCGCGTCGGCGGTCGTCGTCTCGTCCGGCGGCATCGGGGGCAACCACGACCTCGTCCGCAAGCACTGGCCCGACCACCTCGGCACCCCGCCGAAGCACATGATCACCGGCGTGCCGGCGTACGTCGACGGGCGGATGATCGACATCACCGCCGCAGCCGGTGGCCGCCTGGTCAACCGCGACCGCATGTGGCACTACGTCGAGGGCATCCACAACTGGAACCCCGTCTGGCCCGGCCACGCCATCCGTATCCTGTCGGCGCCCTCGCCGATGTGGTTCGACGCGCTGGGCCGGCAGTTGCCCGCGCCCTACCTCCCGTCGTACGACACCCTCGGCACGCTGCGCTACCTGCGCACTACGCCGGACATCGAGCAGTACGACCACTCCTGGTTCGTGCTCACCAGCACGATGCTCGCCAAGGAGTTCGCGCTGTCGGGATCGGAGCAGAACCTCGACCTCACCGACCACGACGTGAAGGCGGTGCTGAGGTCGCGCATCGGCAAGGGCGCGCCCCGTGAGGTGCAGGCCTTCGTCGACCACGGCGAGGACTTCGTCGTGGCCGACACCCTGCTCGACCTGGTGGCGAAGATGAATGCGCTCACCGACGAACCGCTGCTCGACGTCGACCTGATGCGCCGGCAGATCGAGGCCCGCGACCGGGAGATCGCCAACGCCTACTCCAAGGACTTCGCGGTCAACGCGATCCACAACGCCCGTCGCTACCGCGGCGACCGGATCGGTCGGGTCTCGGCGCCGCACCGCATGCTCGACTCCAAACACGGTCCGTTGATCGGTGTGCGCCTCAACGTGCTCACCCGCAAGACGCTCGGCGGCATCCAGACCGACCTGGAGTCGCGGGTGCTCGGCGCCGACGGCGCGCCGGTCGAGGGGCTGTACGCCGCGGGTGAGGCGGCCGGCTTCGGCGGCGGCGGGGTGCACGGCAAGAACGCCCTCGAGGGCACCTTCCTCGGCGGCTGCATCTTCTCGGGTCGGGCCGCCGGCCTCTCGCTGGCCAAGGCCGCCCTCTGA
- a CDS encoding histidine phosphatase family protein: MRLILIRHGETPANVQGSLDTTLPGPGLTDRGIEQAEAIPAALHGEQIDALWTSRAQRTQETVAPLAYHLGLQPQALVGAHEIQAGELEKRTDPDSVHAYLTLMGDWADGELDRRVPGGESGHEVLARYDESVREIEASGVDTAVLVSHGAIIRFWTYQRADNIKDSDLHAQPLPNTGIVVLEGDSDSGWTVVSWLGTALAGTGPDDPDPYDGPTGHPFED; encoded by the coding sequence ATGCGGTTGATCCTGATCCGGCACGGGGAGACCCCGGCCAACGTGCAAGGTTCCCTCGACACCACCCTGCCTGGTCCGGGGCTCACCGACCGAGGCATCGAGCAGGCCGAGGCGATCCCTGCGGCCCTGCACGGCGAGCAGATCGACGCGCTGTGGACCAGTCGTGCTCAGCGCACCCAGGAGACCGTCGCGCCGCTGGCCTACCACCTCGGTCTGCAGCCGCAGGCTCTTGTCGGCGCACACGAGATCCAAGCGGGCGAGTTGGAGAAGCGCACCGATCCCGACAGCGTCCACGCCTACCTGACTCTGATGGGCGACTGGGCCGACGGCGAACTCGATCGGCGGGTGCCCGGTGGTGAGTCCGGCCACGAGGTGCTCGCCCGTTATGACGAGAGCGTCCGCGAGATCGAGGCGTCGGGCGTCGACACCGCGGTGTTGGTCAGCCACGGCGCGATCATCCGCTTCTGGACCTACCAGCGGGCCGACAACATCAAGGACTCCGATCTCCACGCCCAGCCTTTGCCCAACACCGGCATCGTTGTGCTCGAAGGAGATTCGGACTCCGGCTGGACCGTCGTGTCGTGGCTCGGCACGGCCCTCGCGGGCACCGGTCCCGACGACCCCGACCCGTACGACGGCCCGACCGGTCACCCGTTCGAGGACTGA
- a CDS encoding PucR family transcriptional regulator produces MTTTVTVSPAGRPQPWAQLPAAISDIIGPVLPDLVETIVDNIPREIVEYARPLDGEFGAAVRRGVEVALQRLLLELPGTDQPAFTPEAQAVYRALGIGEARTGRSLEALLSAYRLGSRLSLRIVSEAAIEAGVDSRVLMHLGEALFIYFDEISAASVEGYAEEQSRQVGQRDRARAALLNALLAPRSDEVEVRQLAARAGWTIPDRLIAIVLPLDNAEGLRLRLGERSLGAARGGQAVAVAPEPQSARARRELELALAGRSAWLGPGRPWTAVSESLKATMAAVGVPPVAEPRWVVEHTVEVMVAAQRDLVSELARRRLAPLDDLGEGQRERLLETLESWLRWRGERKKIADELHVHPQTIGYRLGQLRELFGEVLEDPKARFELELVLRARA; encoded by the coding sequence ATGACCACAACTGTCACAGTTTCCCCCGCCGGGCGCCCCCAGCCGTGGGCGCAACTGCCTGCCGCGATCAGCGACATCATCGGACCGGTGCTTCCCGATCTGGTCGAGACGATCGTCGACAACATCCCGCGCGAGATCGTGGAGTATGCCCGGCCGCTCGACGGCGAGTTCGGCGCCGCCGTCCGGCGCGGGGTCGAGGTCGCGTTGCAACGCCTGCTGCTCGAACTACCCGGCACCGACCAGCCTGCCTTCACCCCGGAGGCACAGGCGGTCTACCGCGCGCTCGGCATCGGCGAGGCGCGCACCGGCCGATCGCTCGAAGCACTGTTGTCGGCGTACCGGCTCGGCTCGCGGCTCTCGCTGCGCATCGTGTCCGAGGCGGCCATCGAGGCCGGAGTCGACTCGCGCGTGCTGATGCACCTCGGTGAGGCGCTGTTCATCTACTTCGACGAGATCTCGGCGGCCAGCGTCGAGGGCTACGCCGAGGAGCAGTCGCGGCAGGTCGGGCAACGTGACAGGGCTCGTGCCGCGCTGCTCAACGCGTTGCTGGCGCCCCGCTCGGACGAGGTGGAGGTGCGTCAGCTCGCGGCGCGCGCGGGGTGGACGATTCCCGACCGGCTGATCGCGATCGTGCTGCCGTTGGACAACGCGGAGGGCTTGCGGTTGCGGCTCGGCGAGCGGTCGCTCGGCGCCGCGCGGGGTGGTCAGGCGGTCGCCGTCGCGCCCGAGCCGCAGTCGGCGCGCGCCCGACGCGAGCTCGAACTCGCTCTCGCCGGACGCAGCGCGTGGCTCGGCCCGGGGCGCCCGTGGACCGCGGTGTCGGAGTCGCTCAAGGCGACGATGGCGGCGGTCGGTGTGCCGCCGGTAGCCGAACCGCGGTGGGTGGTGGAGCACACCGTCGAAGTGATGGTGGCGGCGCAGCGTGACCTCGTCTCCGAACTCGCCCGGCGACGACTCGCCCCGCTCGACGATCTGGGCGAGGGACAGCGCGAACGGCTGCTGGAAACACTCGAGTCGTGGCTGCGCTGGCGCGGTGAGCGCAAGAAGATCGCCGACGAGTTGCACGTGCACCCGCAGACCATCGGTTACCGCCTCGGTCAGTTGCGCGAACTGTTCGGCGAGGTGCTGGAGGACCCGAAGGCGCGGTTCGAGCTGGAGCTGGTGCTGCGCGCCCGCGCGTGA
- a CDS encoding ferredoxin reductase: MGVRKAIHRAVSVLTSPATPEDYLQVINPLSSARQLRGVVTAVRREGTRSATISIRPGRGWAPHLAGQWARIGVEINGVRQWRSYSLSAPEGHDPEITVTAIGRVSSHLVQHTKVGDILFLAPPQGEFVLPTGPRPLLMITAGSGITPVMSMLRTLVPKRRDADVVLVHSARTEGEALFLDELRAMQRDYPGLHVVTRFTATQGRLDFSDAAQVDAVCPDWRSRKAYVCGPIELLDDTEKFWANAGLPHGLQVERFAPAQLVPSDTDGGRITFARSDKEAVADGSTPILEVGEEAGVIMPSGCRMGICRTCLTPLVSGQVRDLRTGEIHADEGELIQTCITAAVGPVHLEI, from the coding sequence ATGGGAGTTCGAAAGGCGATCCACCGCGCCGTCTCGGTGCTGACGTCACCGGCGACCCCGGAGGACTACCTGCAGGTCATCAACCCGTTGTCCTCCGCTCGCCAGCTGCGCGGCGTCGTCACGGCCGTGCGCCGCGAGGGCACCCGCTCGGCCACCATCTCTATCCGCCCCGGACGCGGCTGGGCACCACACCTGGCCGGCCAGTGGGCGCGCATAGGTGTCGAGATCAACGGCGTGCGCCAGTGGCGCTCCTACTCCCTGTCTGCGCCCGAAGGGCACGACCCGGAGATCACGGTGACGGCCATCGGACGCGTCTCCAGCCACCTGGTGCAGCACACCAAGGTCGGCGACATCCTCTTCCTCGCTCCGCCGCAGGGCGAGTTCGTGTTGCCGACCGGCCCACGTCCGCTCTTGATGATCACCGCGGGCAGCGGCATCACCCCGGTGATGTCGATGCTGCGCACGCTCGTGCCGAAGCGACGCGACGCCGACGTGGTGCTCGTGCACTCCGCCCGCACCGAAGGCGAGGCCCTCTTCCTCGACGAGCTGCGCGCGATGCAGCGCGACTACCCGGGCCTGCACGTCGTCACCCGATTCACCGCCACCCAGGGACGTCTCGACTTCTCCGACGCCGCCCAGGTGGATGCGGTCTGCCCCGATTGGCGCTCACGCAAGGCCTACGTGTGCGGCCCGATCGAACTGCTCGACGACACCGAGAAGTTCTGGGCCAACGCCGGCCTGCCGCACGGCCTGCAAGTGGAGCGCTTCGCGCCTGCCCAGCTTGTGCCGTCCGACACCGACGGCGGACGCATCACCTTCGCCCGCTCCGACAAGGAGGCCGTCGCCGACGGCTCCACCCCGATCCTCGAGGTCGGCGAGGAAGCGGGCGTCATCATGCCGAGCGGTTGCCGCATGGGCATCTGCCGCACCTGCCTCACCCCACTGGTCTCCGGCCAGGTGCGCGACCTGCGCACCGGCGAGATCCACGCCGACGAGGGTGAGCTCATCCAGACCTGCATCACCGCCGCCGTCGGACCCGTGCACCTGGAGATCTGA
- a CDS encoding fatty acid desaturase family protein, with translation MTITNASVVERRTAIYTDSEKKRTGVLPTEGGTTTRPKAAAHLTDEQVAELGRELDAIRDEVLAKRGASDAAYIRKVIKIARTFDIAGRTALIFGKHKPMFALGVAGVSLGKILENMEIGHNVLHGQWDWMRDPDIHSTTWEWDFVAPARGWQHTHNDLHHTYTNVMGKDRDVGYNILRISDEQPWQKRDVFNVLVNGVLAPAFEWGIASYDLEWDQVQTGAKSREQLNEDVEALKAKAVRQVLKDYIATPLVASLTGSGKWSLAGMVAGNMVRNVWAHSVIFCGHFPDEVDVFTEDVLDGETRGDWYIRQMLGSANLSGSPLFHILTGNLSHQIEHHLFPDLPSNRYIEVAPKVREICDRYNLHYTTGPLGTQLAQTWKKIAKLSLPDEFWERHESGKPGKWQVLRDAWKGRTTPETA, from the coding sequence ATGACGATCACCAACGCCAGCGTCGTCGAGCGACGCACCGCGATCTACACCGATTCGGAGAAGAAGCGGACCGGTGTGCTGCCCACCGAGGGCGGCACCACCACCCGTCCGAAGGCGGCCGCGCACCTCACCGACGAGCAGGTGGCCGAGCTCGGTCGCGAGCTCGACGCGATCCGCGACGAGGTGCTCGCCAAGCGCGGCGCGAGCGACGCCGCCTACATCCGCAAGGTCATCAAGATCGCGCGCACCTTCGACATCGCGGGCCGCACCGCGCTGATCTTCGGCAAGCACAAGCCGATGTTCGCGCTCGGGGTCGCCGGGGTCTCCCTCGGCAAGATCCTGGAGAACATGGAGATCGGGCACAACGTGCTGCACGGCCAGTGGGACTGGATGCGCGACCCTGACATCCACTCGACCACCTGGGAGTGGGACTTCGTTGCCCCGGCCCGCGGCTGGCAGCACACCCACAACGACCTGCACCACACGTACACGAACGTGATGGGCAAGGACCGCGACGTGGGCTACAACATCCTGCGTATCAGCGACGAGCAGCCCTGGCAGAAGCGCGATGTCTTCAACGTGCTCGTCAACGGTGTTCTGGCGCCGGCCTTCGAGTGGGGCATCGCCTCCTACGACCTCGAGTGGGACCAGGTGCAGACCGGTGCCAAGTCGCGCGAGCAGCTCAACGAGGACGTCGAGGCGCTCAAGGCGAAGGCCGTGCGTCAGGTGCTCAAGGACTACATCGCCACGCCGCTCGTCGCCAGCCTGACCGGCTCCGGCAAGTGGTCGCTCGCCGGAATGGTCGCCGGCAACATGGTGCGCAACGTGTGGGCCCACTCGGTGATCTTCTGCGGTCACTTCCCCGACGAGGTCGACGTGTTCACCGAGGACGTGCTCGACGGCGAGACCCGCGGCGACTGGTACATCCGCCAGATGCTCGGATCGGCGAACCTGTCGGGCAGCCCGCTGTTCCACATCCTCACCGGCAACCTGAGCCACCAGATCGAACACCACCTGTTCCCCGACCTTCCCTCGAACCGCTACATCGAGGTGGCGCCGAAGGTGCGCGAGATCTGCGACCGGTACAACCTGCACTACACGACGGGCCCGCTCGGCACCCAGCTCGCCCAGACCTGGAAGAAGATCGCCAAGCTGTCGCTGCCGGACGAGTTCTGGGAGCGCCATGAGTCGGGCAAGCCCGGCAAGTGGCAGGTGCTGCGCGACGCGTGGAAGGGCCGCACCACCCCCGAGACCGCCTGA
- a CDS encoding oleate hydratase — MYYASGNYEAFARPRKPEGVDAKRAYFVGAGLASLSSAVFMIRDGQMKGENITILERISLPGGALDGIRKPKKGFVLRGGREMEDHMECLWDCFRSIPSLEVEGASVLDEFYWLNKDDPNYSLRRQTEKQGRPVESDGKFTLSAQAQKDLTRVFLATREEMEGKRINEVFGKDFLVSNFWLYWRTMFAFEEWHSALEMKLYLHRFIHHVGGLPDFSALKFTRFNQYESLVLPMTRWLIDQGVTFQFDTEVTDVDFDITAARKRATRIHWVREGVEGGVDLGPDDLVLMTIGSLVDNSDDGDHHTPARLDEGPAAAWDLWKKVARKDPAFGRPEVFCSSIPETKWESATVTTLDERIPEHIRRICGRDPLSGRTVTGGIVTARDSSWLLSWTVNRQPQFRAQDPGQVVVWVYALFSDVPGDYVKKSIQECTGEEIVQEWLYHMGVPVEEIPELAADGATCVPVMMPYVTSFFMPRKAGDRPDVVPEGAQNFAFIGQFAETSRDCIFTTEYSVRTGMEAAYSLLGIERAVPEVWGSTYDVRALLDASARLRDGDPIKVPGPARVRSKLVDRLDDNQIGRLLEQAGLLRG, encoded by the coding sequence ATGTACTACGCAAGTGGCAACTACGAGGCCTTCGCCCGCCCGCGCAAGCCGGAGGGAGTCGACGCCAAGCGCGCCTACTTCGTCGGCGCCGGCCTCGCCTCGCTGTCCTCGGCGGTCTTCATGATCCGCGACGGCCAGATGAAGGGCGAGAACATCACGATCCTCGAGCGGATCAGCCTCCCCGGCGGAGCGCTCGACGGCATCCGCAAGCCGAAGAAGGGCTTCGTCCTGCGCGGTGGTCGCGAGATGGAGGACCACATGGAATGCCTGTGGGACTGCTTCCGCTCGATCCCGAGTCTCGAGGTCGAGGGCGCCTCGGTCCTCGACGAGTTCTACTGGCTCAACAAGGACGACCCCAACTACAGCCTCCGTCGCCAGACCGAGAAGCAGGGCCGACCCGTCGAGAGCGACGGCAAGTTCACCCTCTCCGCGCAGGCACAGAAGGACCTGACCCGCGTCTTCCTCGCGACGCGGGAGGAGATGGAGGGCAAACGGATCAACGAGGTCTTCGGCAAGGACTTCCTCGTGAGCAACTTCTGGCTCTACTGGCGCACGATGTTCGCCTTCGAGGAGTGGCACAGCGCCCTGGAGATGAAGCTCTACCTGCACCGCTTCATCCACCACGTCGGTGGCCTGCCGGACTTCTCCGCGCTGAAGTTCACCCGCTTCAACCAGTACGAGTCCCTCGTCCTGCCGATGACGCGGTGGCTCATCGACCAGGGGGTCACCTTCCAGTTCGACACCGAGGTGACCGACGTCGACTTCGACATCACGGCGGCCCGCAAGCGCGCGACGAGGATCCACTGGGTCCGTGAGGGCGTCGAGGGTGGCGTCGACCTCGGTCCCGACGACCTGGTCCTCATGACGATCGGCTCCCTCGTCGACAACTCCGATGACGGCGACCACCACACGCCGGCCCGGCTCGACGAGGGCCCGGCGGCGGCGTGGGACCTGTGGAAGAAGGTCGCCCGCAAGGACCCGGCATTCGGCCGCCCGGAGGTCTTCTGCAGCAGCATTCCCGAGACGAAGTGGGAGTCGGCGACGGTCACGACCCTCGATGAGCGGATCCCCGAGCACATCCGCCGGATCTGCGGCCGTGACCCACTCTCCGGCCGCACCGTGACCGGCGGGATCGTCACGGCGCGCGACTCCTCGTGGCTCCTGTCGTGGACGGTCAACCGTCAGCCGCAGTTCAGGGCCCAGGACCCCGGTCAGGTCGTCGTCTGGGTCTACGCTCTCTTCAGCGACGTCCCCGGCGACTACGTGAAGAAGTCGATCCAGGAGTGCACGGGCGAGGAGATCGTCCAGGAGTGGCTCTACCACATGGGTGTCCCCGTCGAGGAGATCCCCGAGCTGGCGGCCGACGGCGCGACCTGCGTGCCCGTCATGATGCCCTACGTCACGAGCTTCTTCATGCCTCGCAAGGCCGGCGACCGCCCCGACGTCGTCCCCGAGGGGGCGCAGAACTTCGCCTTCATCGGCCAGTTCGCGGAGACGAGCCGGGACTGCATCTTCACGACCGAGTACTCCGTCCGCACCGGGATGGAGGCGGCCTATTCGCTACTCGGCATCGAGCGAGCCGTCCCCGAGGTGTGGGGGTCGACCTACGACGTGCGGGCGCTGCTCGACGCCTCAGCCCGACTCCGCGACGGCGACCCGATCAAGGTCCCTGGCCCCGCGCGGGTGCGCTCCAAGCTCGTCGACCGGCTCGACGACAACCAGATCGGACGCCTCCTCGAGCAGGCCGGGCTCCTGCGCGGCTGA